The Chelatococcus sp. HY11 genome includes a window with the following:
- a CDS encoding molybdenum cofactor biosynthesis protein MoaE yields the protein MTAARPSVIVQVQREPFDPAAIAVRLTAGRTDIGAVVTFTGLCRDENGALAVLELEHYPGMAEEELGRLAAEAAGRWPLIGLAVVHRFGPIRPGEMIVAVVTASVHRQAAFEAASFLMDYLKTSAPFWKKEHRIDGVETWVGARTSDDQAADRWRQE from the coding sequence ATGACTGCAGCCAGGCCTTCCGTCATTGTGCAGGTCCAGCGGGAGCCATTCGATCCCGCCGCCATCGCCGTCCGGCTGACGGCTGGGCGGACGGATATCGGCGCGGTTGTCACGTTCACCGGCCTCTGCCGTGATGAGAACGGCGCGCTGGCCGTTTTGGAGCTGGAGCACTATCCCGGCATGGCCGAGGAAGAGCTCGGCCGGCTTGCGGCGGAAGCTGCCGGTCGCTGGCCGCTCATCGGCCTCGCTGTCGTGCATCGCTTTGGCCCGATCCGCCCTGGCGAAATGATTGTGGCGGTCGTAACCGCTTCCGTTCACCGTCAGGCCGCCTTCGAGGCGGCGTCCTTCCTGATGGATTATCTCAAGACGTCCGCCCCTTTCTGGAAGAAAGAGCACCGCATCGATGGTGTCGAGACCTGGGTTGGGGCGCGCACCAGCGACGATCAGGCTGCTGACCGCTGGCGGCAGGAATGA
- the moaD gene encoding molybdopterin converting factor subunit 1, with product MKLIYFAWLRERIGHGEETAVLAPEIKTIADLLSWLRARGEGYALAFAQPDIVRAAIDRRHCRHDAPLAGAREIAFFPPMTGG from the coding sequence GTGAAGCTGATTTATTTCGCATGGCTGCGCGAGCGTATCGGGCACGGCGAGGAGACGGCCGTTCTGGCGCCCGAGATCAAGACGATCGCGGATCTGCTGTCATGGCTGCGCGCGCGGGGCGAGGGCTACGCGCTTGCCTTCGCGCAGCCGGACATCGTGCGCGCCGCCATCGACCGCCGCCACTGTCGCCACGACGCACCGCTGGCCGGTGCTCGCGAGATCGCTTTCTTTCCTCCCATGACAGGCGGCTGA